In Fibrobacter sp. UWB4, one DNA window encodes the following:
- a CDS encoding Fic family protein, translating to MLYIHQFPDWTRFRFDSPKVLQALGQTRLEEGKLIGIMQICGLKDIEAKLLAEDIVANYAIDGYTLDPTNTLAEVELKSKGSQNYIKNYLGAIQNASQPLTEERLFNWHSAMGQNKVLKFRESPSEVQTTIDATAPDFAPKTLHFVGPNPERLQSEMENFLSWFESANIDGVIKAAIAHFWFITIRPFADANGRLARAITAMQLARTENTTHCQYALNKQINIHKSDYFKILARTQAASGDLTEWILWFLQMMRDAIKDSEQLFASAISRIQFRSAHANDTFSAREQQLIDEIMAGRLAQPFTAKEAAAFFNASHDTALREIQSLMDKGILETNKKGGRSMRYKLVDRHP from the coding sequence ATGCTTTACATCCACCAATTCCCAGACTGGACGCGATTCCGCTTCGATTCTCCCAAGGTGCTCCAAGCGCTTGGGCAGACACGCCTTGAAGAAGGCAAGCTCATCGGAATCATGCAGATCTGCGGATTGAAGGACATCGAAGCCAAGCTCCTCGCCGAAGACATCGTCGCCAACTACGCCATCGACGGCTACACGCTCGACCCCACGAACACGCTAGCCGAAGTGGAACTCAAAAGCAAAGGTTCGCAAAACTACATCAAGAACTATCTAGGCGCCATCCAGAACGCCTCGCAGCCCCTCACCGAAGAACGCCTATTCAACTGGCATTCCGCGATGGGTCAGAACAAAGTCTTAAAGTTCCGCGAATCACCCAGCGAAGTGCAAACGACCATCGACGCGACCGCCCCCGATTTCGCTCCCAAGACGCTCCATTTTGTAGGCCCGAACCCGGAACGCCTCCAAAGCGAAATGGAAAACTTTTTATCGTGGTTCGAAAGCGCAAATATAGATGGGGTGATTAAAGCCGCAATTGCACATTTCTGGTTCATCACGATTCGCCCCTTCGCCGACGCAAACGGAAGACTCGCCCGCGCCATCACGGCCATGCAACTTGCACGCACCGAGAACACGACTCATTGCCAATACGCGCTAAACAAACAAATTAACATTCACAAAAGCGACTACTTCAAGATTCTCGCACGAACGCAAGCCGCTAGCGGCGATCTCACCGAATGGATTTTATGGTTCCTGCAAATGATGCGAGACGCCATCAAGGACAGCGAACAACTTTTCGCCTCTGCAATCAGCCGCATCCAGTTCCGCAGCGCCCACGCAAACGACACGTTCAGCGCCCGCGAACAACAGCTCATCGATGAAATCATGGCAGGCCGTCTCGCGCAACCCTTCACCGCAAAAGAAGCGGCCGCCTTTTTCAATGCAAGCCACGACACCGCCCTCCGCGAAATCCAGAGTCTCATGGACAAAGGAATCCTCGAGACAAACAAAAAAGGCGGCCGCAGCATGCGATATAAGCTTGTGGACCGTCATCCGTGA
- a CDS encoding fibrobacter succinogenes major paralogous domain-containing protein, translating to MIKIWLYVLAFFGGIVASACSDSTTNAHDEDRTSSSIRVIEIIIDSSSESSSSSYLRPTKKNIYFSNHVEIKVSSSDKSESSSSKTKASNSSESAPKSSSSQPKSSSSKRPETSSSIAESSSSEMPKSSAELRFYDCEEHDCVTMEYLNPDISYGEFLDKRDDQVYRTLVISNHVWTAQNMNYEIESEENEDVTSWCYDDKPENCKKFGRLYTWEAAKKVCPEGWHLPTEDEWQELIAEHSCDIVIKDGNPPVYRCAGTSLKAIDSWGNGLENTNEYGFSIVAAGIVNSETFRNKGITGYLWASTSQYESLATLVIFEYNEDYTRFVLTKPNSGLSVRCVKGAAE from the coding sequence ATGATCAAGATCTGGTTATACGTATTGGCTTTTTTCGGGGGAATCGTCGCAAGTGCTTGCAGCGATAGTACAACCAATGCGCACGACGAAGACAGGACTTCAAGTTCCATTAGAGTCATCGAGATCATTATCGATTCTTCAAGCGAAAGTTCCTCCAGCTCTTATTTACGCCCAACCAAGAAGAACATTTACTTTTCCAATCACGTCGAAATTAAAGTTTCATCATCTGACAAATCGGAATCTTCTTCCAGCAAGACAAAGGCATCAAACAGTTCAGAGTCTGCCCCGAAATCGTCCAGTTCACAGCCAAAGTCATCTAGTTCAAAACGGCCCGAAACCAGTTCAAGCATCGCTGAAAGTTCCAGTTCCGAGATGCCAAAGTCCAGCGCCGAACTCCGCTTTTACGATTGCGAAGAGCACGACTGCGTCACCATGGAATACCTGAATCCAGACATTTCTTATGGCGAATTTTTAGACAAGCGCGATGACCAGGTTTACCGAACCCTCGTCATCAGTAACCATGTGTGGACCGCGCAAAACATGAACTATGAAATTGAGAGCGAAGAGAACGAAGATGTAACTAGCTGGTGTTACGACGACAAACCTGAAAACTGTAAAAAATTCGGCAGGCTCTACACTTGGGAAGCGGCAAAAAAAGTTTGTCCTGAAGGTTGGCATTTACCCACCGAAGATGAATGGCAGGAACTCATCGCAGAGCACTCTTGCGATATTGTGATAAAAGACGGAAATCCACCCGTATACCGTTGCGCAGGAACATCGCTGAAAGCAATTGACAGCTGGGGAAACGGCCTCGAAAACACAAACGAATACGGATTTTCTATCGTTGCCGCAGGGATCGTAAACTCAGAGACCTTCAGGAACAAGGGTATAACGGGCTACCTGTGGGCCTCAACATCACAATATGAATCACTCGCAACCCTAGTCATATTTGAATATAACGAAGATTACACAAGATTCGTATTGACAAAACCAAACTCCGGGCTATCCGTCCGTTGCGTCAAAGGGGCCGCCGAGTAA
- a CDS encoding epoxyqueuosine reductase QueH, with protein MDKVAQKHNYQVDLDRIIRRLERTGEVPTLLLHACCAPCSSYTIEYLSQYFKITLFYYNPNIAPAEEYQHRVNEIKRFVAEFKTKYPVTLVEGEYDPKKFYDVARGLEKEPEGGKRCRKCFELRLAESAKLAKELNCDYFTTTLTISPMKDAQVLNEVVQEQCDIYGIKRLPSDFKKKGGYKRSIQLSHEYNLYRQNFCGCVYSMREAEEREANKTA; from the coding sequence ATGGATAAGGTTGCACAAAAGCACAATTACCAAGTTGACCTAGACCGCATCATCCGCAGGCTTGAGCGCACGGGCGAAGTGCCGACACTCTTGTTACACGCCTGTTGCGCGCCGTGCAGCAGCTACACGATCGAATACCTTTCGCAGTACTTCAAGATAACTCTTTTCTATTACAACCCGAACATCGCTCCCGCCGAAGAATACCAGCATCGCGTAAACGAGATCAAGCGTTTCGTCGCCGAGTTCAAGACAAAGTATCCCGTCACGCTTGTCGAGGGCGAATACGATCCGAAAAAGTTTTACGATGTCGCGCGCGGGCTCGAGAAAGAACCCGAAGGGGGCAAGCGCTGCCGCAAGTGCTTTGAACTGCGCCTTGCTGAATCAGCGAAACTTGCGAAAGAACTGAACTGCGACTACTTCACGACAACGCTCACCATAAGCCCGATGAAGGACGCACAGGTGCTCAACGAGGTCGTGCAGGAACAATGTGACATCTACGGCATCAAACGCCTCCCGAGCGATTTCAAGAAGAAGGGCGGTTACAAGCGTTCCATACAGCTGTCGCACGAATACAACCTCTACCGCCAGAATTTCTGCGGCTGCGTCTACTCCATGCGCGAAGCGGAGGAACGCGAAGCCAACAAAACAGCGTGA
- a CDS encoding type I restriction endonuclease subunit R: MPSIYNENAYEQCLIELFRETLGWDYCYGPDVERDFRDPLYEPVLEEAICRINPKADSHAIAEALNKIRHFENNDLVKQNALFMDYIQNGVEVTYSKNGETKADIIYLVDYKNVGNNSFIFANQWTVVEKSNKRPDVLLFLNGLPICLFELKSPSREETDASEAYLQIRNYMQEVPSLFIYNCICVMSDQLVSKAGTITSGDDRFMEWKTKDGDKETTALADFTTFFEGIFQKERLLDIIKNFICFNNEGLKSYKILAGYHQYFAVRKAIVRTEQAVQGDGKIGVFWHTQGSGKSLSMVFYAHLLQSTIESPTIVVITDRNDLDNQLYTQFANCKDFLRQVPVQAESREHLKSLLNGRKANGIIFTTMQKFEESNEPLSDRRNIIVIADEAHRGQYGLTEKIKTTKDDQGNLIAHRVKGTARIIRDSLPHASFIGFTGTPISRDDRNTTEVFGNYIDIYDMTQAVEDGATRPVYYESRVVKLKLDDKVLKQIDDEYDLLAGNADPEVIEKSKRELGQLESVLGNGKTIASLVDDILEHYEEHREHLYTGKAMIVAYSRDIAMKIYERILELRPEWAGTTSQVTIGSKLVTVPGDDAKVAVVMTESNKDPEEWRPIVGNKSKRQELAVRFKDNESPLKIVIVVDMWLTGFDVPSLATMYVFKPMESHNLMQAIARVNRVYQDKEGGLVVDYIGIASALKRAMNDYTVRDRKRYGDMDIAKDAFPKFQEKLEICRSLFHGFDYSKFFTGSALQIGMCITDALNFILDPSREEQKKSFIKEGLMLHQSLSLCSSIVPKNMQAEVNFFEAVRVQIMRFLYGRGDKKFSLKDVNERINELLKQSVKSDGVLNLFSDVGEKFSLFDPKFLEDIAKMKQKNIAVEILKKLIAEQVKVYSRTNVVNAQKFSELFQGAMNRYLNGMLTNEQVIQEMLNLAQQIKEAAFSGEKLGLTKEEVAFYDALTKPEAAKDFYSNDQLVAMTRELTELLRKNRTIDWQRKESARANMRRLIKRLLKKYKYPPEGQEDALKTVISQCEMWTDNMDDFETTEENAAVNNLLYFAPEMQYKNVAEKQADYKA; the protein is encoded by the coding sequence ATGCCGTCAATCTACAACGAAAACGCCTACGAGCAATGCCTTATTGAGTTGTTCAGGGAAACCCTGGGCTGGGATTATTGCTATGGGCCCGATGTAGAGAGGGATTTTCGAGACCCGCTTTACGAGCCGGTTCTTGAAGAAGCGATTTGCCGAATTAACCCGAAGGCGGATTCGCATGCCATTGCAGAGGCGTTGAACAAGATTCGCCATTTTGAAAATAACGACCTTGTAAAACAGAACGCCTTGTTCATGGATTATATCCAGAACGGCGTCGAGGTCACTTATTCAAAGAATGGCGAAACAAAGGCCGACATTATTTACCTGGTCGATTACAAGAATGTCGGGAACAATTCCTTCATTTTTGCGAACCAGTGGACGGTTGTCGAGAAGTCCAACAAGCGGCCCGATGTTCTGCTGTTTTTGAACGGGCTGCCGATTTGTCTGTTTGAGCTCAAGTCTCCAAGCCGCGAAGAGACTGATGCAAGCGAAGCCTACTTGCAGATTCGTAATTACATGCAAGAAGTCCCGAGTCTGTTCATTTACAACTGCATTTGCGTGATGTCGGATCAGCTTGTTTCTAAGGCGGGTACGATTACGAGCGGCGACGACCGCTTTATGGAATGGAAGACGAAGGACGGCGACAAAGAAACGACTGCGCTTGCCGATTTCACGACTTTCTTTGAAGGAATTTTCCAGAAAGAACGGCTGCTGGACATCATCAAGAATTTTATCTGCTTCAACAACGAAGGGCTGAAAAGTTACAAGATTCTGGCTGGGTACCATCAGTATTTTGCAGTCCGCAAGGCGATTGTCCGCACGGAACAGGCCGTGCAGGGCGACGGTAAAATCGGCGTCTTCTGGCATACGCAAGGCTCGGGTAAATCGCTCAGCATGGTGTTTTATGCGCACTTGCTACAATCGACGATTGAAAGCCCGACGATTGTGGTGATTACCGACCGCAACGACCTTGACAATCAACTTTACACGCAATTTGCCAACTGCAAGGATTTTCTGCGACAGGTTCCTGTTCAGGCGGAATCGCGCGAACATTTGAAATCGCTGCTGAACGGGCGCAAGGCGAACGGCATCATCTTTACGACGATGCAAAAGTTCGAAGAATCGAACGAGCCACTTTCTGACCGCCGCAATATCATTGTGATTGCGGACGAAGCGCACCGTGGTCAATACGGCTTGACTGAAAAAATCAAGACAACGAAGGATGACCAGGGCAATTTGATTGCGCATAGGGTCAAGGGTACTGCTCGCATTATCCGCGATAGCCTTCCGCACGCCAGTTTTATCGGATTCACGGGAACGCCTATCAGCCGCGACGACCGCAACACTACCGAAGTGTTCGGCAACTATATCGACATTTACGATATGACGCAGGCGGTCGAAGATGGTGCGACTCGTCCTGTCTATTACGAAAGCCGCGTTGTCAAACTCAAGTTGGACGACAAGGTCCTCAAGCAAATTGACGATGAATACGATTTGCTCGCCGGTAATGCAGACCCGGAAGTCATCGAAAAGAGTAAGCGAGAATTGGGCCAGCTAGAAAGTGTCCTCGGGAACGGCAAGACGATTGCTTCGCTGGTGGATGATATTCTTGAACATTACGAAGAACATCGCGAACACCTTTATACGGGCAAGGCGATGATTGTAGCATACTCCCGCGACATCGCAATGAAAATTTACGAGCGAATTTTGGAACTGCGCCCTGAATGGGCGGGGACAACATCGCAAGTGACAATCGGCTCGAAGTTGGTTACAGTCCCCGGTGACGACGCAAAGGTTGCCGTGGTCATGACGGAAAGCAACAAGGATCCGGAAGAATGGCGACCGATTGTCGGCAATAAATCGAAACGCCAAGAACTTGCTGTCCGTTTCAAGGATAACGAAAGCCCTTTGAAGATTGTCATTGTCGTTGATATGTGGCTTACAGGATTCGATGTGCCGTCGCTTGCCACGATGTACGTTTTCAAGCCGATGGAAAGCCACAACTTGATGCAGGCCATTGCCCGTGTGAACCGCGTTTATCAGGACAAGGAAGGCGGCCTCGTTGTTGATTACATCGGAATTGCAAGTGCGCTCAAGCGCGCAATGAACGACTATACCGTTCGCGACAGGAAACGCTACGGTGATATGGATATTGCCAAGGATGCGTTCCCCAAGTTCCAAGAAAAACTGGAAATTTGCCGCAGTCTGTTCCACGGATTCGATTACTCCAAATTCTTTACGGGTTCCGCACTACAAATTGGCATGTGCATTACCGATGCACTAAACTTTATTCTGGACCCGAGCCGCGAAGAGCAGAAAAAATCGTTTATCAAGGAAGGGTTGATGTTGCATCAATCGCTTTCGCTGTGTTCTTCGATTGTGCCAAAGAACATGCAGGCCGAGGTGAACTTTTTCGAAGCGGTCCGCGTGCAAATTATGCGTTTTCTCTACGGCCGCGGCGACAAAAAGTTCAGCCTAAAGGATGTCAACGAGCGCATTAACGAACTCTTGAAACAGAGCGTTAAATCAGATGGCGTACTGAACTTGTTTAGCGATGTTGGTGAAAAGTTCTCACTGTTCGATCCGAAATTCCTTGAAGATATCGCCAAGATGAAGCAGAAGAACATCGCGGTTGAAATCCTGAAAAAGTTGATTGCAGAGCAGGTCAAGGTTTATTCGCGCACGAATGTGGTAAACGCGCAGAAATTCTCTGAACTTTTCCAAGGGGCGATGAACCGTTACTTGAACGGAATGCTGACTAACGAACAAGTCATTCAAGAAATGCTCAATTTGGCACAGCAAATTAAGGAAGCCGCATTCTCTGGCGAAAAGCTTGGCTTGACAAAAGAAGAAGTCGCGTTTTATGATGCGCTCACCAAGCCCGAAGCCGCAAAAGATTTCTATAGCAACGATCAGTTGGTCGCCATGACCCGCGAACTAACGGAACTCCTCCGCAAAAATAGAACGATCGACTGGCAGCGCAAAGAAAGCGCCCGTGCCAACATGCGCAGGCTCATTAAACGCCTGCTGAAGAAATATAAGTATCCGCCCGAAGGCCAGGAAGATGCCCTAAAGACCGTCATCAGCCAATGCGAAATGTGGACGGATAACATGGATGATTTCGAAACGACTGAAGAAAATGCCGCAGTCAACAACCTGCTGTATTTTGCGCCTGAAATGCAATACAAAAATGTAGCTGAAAAGCAGGCTGATTATAAGGCGTAA
- a CDS encoding 50S ribosomal protein L11 methyltransferase has translation MQKIETWYKAEGNCPDEEYEIASYLLFEAGVATLEELDPVTAGRTEFCFYTGDKAERDRIVAEFPQYNFKVTEEPAKDWDKWWRDRAQPVAVSEHLWVRPPWVEFTPEDPEAVVLELEAKTAFGTGEHETTSSCAALMENVDFKGKTVLDIGTGTGILAMFARRKGASLAVGTEIDPLTIPCIAENFERNGFGESDCVLGFLDAFKDGTKFDVILCNMIRSELWPLRDDIEDLLAEGGELIISGQLVTEKDYILKWFEEAGFKVSVEREKGEWWSVLAHS, from the coding sequence ATGCAGAAAATTGAAACTTGGTACAAGGCTGAGGGCAACTGCCCCGATGAAGAATATGAAATTGCAAGCTACCTGCTTTTCGAGGCGGGTGTTGCGACGCTCGAAGAACTCGACCCGGTGACCGCTGGCCGCACGGAGTTCTGTTTTTACACGGGCGACAAGGCGGAACGCGACCGCATCGTGGCGGAATTTCCGCAGTACAATTTCAAGGTCACCGAAGAGCCTGCAAAGGATTGGGACAAGTGGTGGCGTGACCGTGCGCAGCCTGTGGCTGTGAGCGAGCACCTTTGGGTGCGCCCACCTTGGGTGGAGTTTACGCCGGAAGATCCTGAAGCGGTTGTCTTGGAACTTGAGGCAAAGACTGCATTTGGAACGGGCGAGCACGAAACGACTAGTAGCTGTGCTGCGCTTATGGAAAACGTTGATTTCAAGGGCAAGACTGTTCTCGACATTGGAACGGGTACGGGCATCTTGGCGATGTTTGCTCGTCGTAAGGGCGCAAGCCTTGCTGTGGGTACGGAAATTGATCCGCTTACGATTCCTTGCATTGCGGAAAACTTTGAACGCAATGGCTTTGGCGAAAGCGACTGTGTGCTTGGATTCCTGGATGCGTTCAAGGACGGAACGAAGTTCGACGTGATTCTCTGCAACATGATCCGCAGCGAACTTTGGCCGCTTCGCGACGACATCGAAGACTTGCTCGCCGAAGGTGGTGAACTTATTATTAGTGGACAGCTCGTCACAGAAAAGGATTACATCCTCAAGTGGTTCGAAGAAGCCGGCTTCAAAGTCTCCGTTGAACGCGAAAAAGGCGAATGGTGGAGTGTGCTTGCGCACTCCTAA
- a CDS encoding YgiQ family radical SAM protein encodes MYDPRFLPICKEDLDELGWDYVDVIIISADAYVDHPCFGHAVVGRLLEHEGLRVAILPQPNWRDDLRDFKKLGKPRLFFAISSGMDSMVNHYTAAKRLRSDDAFTPGNKAGFRPDYATYTYAKILKKLYPDVPLLIGGLESSLRRVTHYDYWSNRLKPSILFDTQADILVYGMGEKPLKEIVRLLKKGVPFSSLNSVPQTAYLAPKGNVPKNSKWEDLRLYSYEECLESKRNQIENCRRVDIECNKWFQHRILQDVAEQTVVINPAYPPLEYGELDESFEYPYAREPHPRYKKRGNIPAFDMIKFSINTHRGCFGGCSFCAINAHQGKFIASRSRESILREVEIVTNMEGFAGTITDLGGPSANMYNMRGRDPSRCQKCARASCLTPKICDNMDTHHAEILSLYREVRNHPKVKHLFIGSGVRYDMLLQETDDEELRKDHEEYARELIDYHVSGRLKVAPEHTSDAVLKLMRKPSFTLFHKFKEFFDDECKRIGKKQQLIPYFISSHPGCTEADMAELALETKQLGFQLEQVQDFTPTPMTIATEMFYAEMTPDGKPLFVAKTPEEKANQKQFFFWYIPANRPHLREVLERLKMGKVSRLLLSRTAMAEGKEYFPSKEREENEDFRNREMQKRDERTQALRPKKEKVKNRWRDEGYKGRGFNEGREPQREPREFQFREERFSESRGNRFGENRGFSESRDRFERDGERQERRGFHSDRRFDDRRDFDRNENRRDFDRRGNVFEDRRDFDRNGDRRGNQQNAPFREHRNVEDKNRFNSGEINLASRRSHGKGFKKPTFKK; translated from the coding sequence ATGTACGATCCTCGATTTTTACCCATTTGCAAAGAAGACCTGGACGAACTCGGTTGGGATTACGTTGACGTGATCATCATCAGCGCCGACGCTTACGTGGACCACCCTTGCTTTGGGCATGCGGTTGTCGGGCGACTTTTGGAACATGAGGGTTTGCGCGTAGCGATTTTGCCGCAGCCGAACTGGCGCGATGACTTGCGCGATTTCAAGAAGCTTGGAAAGCCGAGGCTTTTCTTTGCGATTTCGAGCGGCATGGATTCCATGGTGAACCACTACACCGCCGCAAAGCGCCTCCGCAGCGACGACGCCTTTACGCCAGGGAACAAGGCCGGATTCCGCCCCGATTACGCGACATACACGTACGCAAAAATTTTGAAAAAGCTCTACCCCGATGTGCCGCTCCTCATTGGCGGTCTCGAATCGAGCCTTCGTCGCGTGACGCATTACGACTACTGGAGCAACAGACTCAAGCCGAGCATTCTGTTCGATACGCAAGCCGACATTCTCGTTTACGGCATGGGCGAAAAGCCACTCAAAGAAATCGTTCGTTTGCTCAAAAAAGGCGTTCCGTTCTCAAGCCTGAATTCTGTTCCGCAAACTGCCTACTTGGCGCCCAAGGGAAATGTCCCGAAGAACAGCAAGTGGGAAGACTTGCGACTCTACAGCTACGAAGAATGTCTAGAAAGCAAGCGAAACCAAATCGAGAACTGCCGCAGGGTGGACATCGAATGCAACAAGTGGTTCCAGCACCGCATTCTGCAAGATGTCGCCGAACAAACCGTGGTGATTAACCCCGCGTACCCGCCGCTCGAATACGGCGAGCTCGACGAAAGTTTTGAATACCCCTACGCCCGTGAACCGCACCCGCGTTACAAGAAACGCGGCAACATTCCGGCGTTTGACATGATCAAGTTCAGCATCAACACGCACCGTGGCTGTTTTGGCGGTTGCAGTTTCTGCGCCATCAACGCACACCAGGGCAAGTTCATCGCAAGCCGTAGCCGCGAAAGCATTCTGCGCGAAGTCGAAATCGTGACGAATATGGAAGGCTTTGCCGGAACGATTACAGACCTCGGCGGCCCCAGCGCAAACATGTACAACATGCGTGGCCGCGACCCGAGCCGTTGCCAAAAGTGCGCCCGTGCAAGTTGCCTTACGCCCAAGATTTGCGACAACATGGACACGCACCACGCCGAAATCTTGAGCCTTTATCGCGAAGTGCGCAACCATCCGAAAGTGAAGCATCTGTTCATCGGAAGTGGCGTTCGTTACGACATGCTCTTGCAGGAGACCGATGACGAAGAACTCCGCAAGGACCACGAAGAATACGCCCGCGAACTCATCGACTACCACGTGAGCGGACGCTTGAAGGTCGCACCGGAGCATACGAGCGACGCCGTTTTGAAACTGATGCGCAAGCCGAGCTTTACGCTGTTCCACAAGTTCAAGGAATTCTTTGACGACGAATGTAAGCGCATCGGCAAAAAGCAACAGCTGATTCCGTACTTTATCAGTAGCCATCCGGGATGCACCGAAGCGGACATGGCTGAACTTGCACTCGAAACAAAGCAATTGGGTTTCCAGTTGGAACAAGTTCAAGACTTTACACCAACGCCGATGACCATTGCGACCGAGATGTTCTACGCCGAAATGACGCCGGACGGAAAGCCACTCTTTGTCGCAAAAACGCCCGAAGAAAAAGCGAACCAGAAGCAGTTCTTCTTCTGGTACATTCCTGCAAACCGCCCACACCTGCGAGAAGTTTTGGAACGACTCAAGATGGGTAAGGTCAGCCGCCTGCTGCTGAGCCGTACAGCAATGGCGGAGGGCAAGGAATACTTCCCGAGCAAGGAACGCGAAGAAAACGAAGACTTCCGCAATCGCGAAATGCAAAAGCGCGACGAACGCACGCAAGCTTTGCGCCCGAAAAAAGAGAAAGTCAAGAACCGCTGGCGAGACGAAGGGTACAAAGGTCGTGGCTTTAACGAAGGACGCGAGCCGCAAAGGGAACCGCGCGAATTTCAGTTCCGCGAAGAACGCTTTAGTGAAAGTCGCGGGAACCGCTTTGGCGAGAATCGCGGATTCAGCGAGAGTCGCGACCGCTTTGAACGAGATGGAGAACGCCAAGAACGTCGCGGATTCCACAGCGACCGCCGATTCGATGACCGCCGAGATTTCGATCGTAACGAGAATCGCCGCGACTTTGACCGCCGTGGCAATGTGTTCGAAGACCGCCGAGACTTCGATCGCAATGGGGATCGCCGCGGGAACCAGCAGAATGCACCGTTCCGCGAGCACCGCAATGTAGAAGACAAGAACCGCTTCAACAGCGGCGAAATAAACCTCGCCAGCCGCCGCTCACACGGCAAGGGCTTCAAGAAACCGACGTTTAAGAAGTAG